In Candidatus Methylomirabilota bacterium, the sequence TGTCAAGAAGATGCGGGCGACGGAGCCGCCCGCCGGCCAGGCGCGTGTCGGAGTAACCCGGCGGCTCGCCCCGAGCGCGCGCCGCGTCGGGCAGCGCTCCGAGCGGCGGCTGTGCCGCCGCAACCGAGGGGGGGCATCTTCCGAGACCCCCCCGAGCAACTAGGCCACGACGCGCTCGCCGATGCTCTTCCAGGCCCACACGCACTCGCGGGCCGCGCGTCGGGCCTCGTAGGTCTTCCACGGGTCATCGCAGTACCGCTCGACGAGGCTGGCGATTCGCCGGTCGACGTCACTCGCGATGCTCCCCTGGTAGCGCAGGTATCGCAAGGCGGGCTCGGGTACCGCATAGTGACGCGCGAGCGCCTCCGCGACCCGGCCCCACAGCGCCGGAAGCTGACGCTCCACCCCCCACGCCGCGCCGACCCCTTCGTGGGCCGACCGGTGGCCGAAACCTCGGGCGAGCGCGACGTAATCGCTCACCTCGGGAGACGGAAGCGCGAGGGCCTCGTCGAGTCGCTCGGCCGTGGCTCCCAGGGCCAGGGCCAGCGGCCTCCAGCCGCGGTCGGCGTCGGCCTCCGGGACCGTCAGCGCGTCGTAGAGGGTCCGGTACACCGTCTTGCCGTCCTCCAGCCGGAGCGTGCTGACCTTCGAGGAGAAGAGGTAACGGGCCGTGCCCCCCAGTGAGGGATAAAAGGTCAGCGCCACGTCGAGCACGCGTTCGGCGGGCAGCGTCCCGGCGAACACGGCGTCCCACAGCGGGTGCCGATCCAGCCGCACCAGCGGGTCGGCCGCGTCGAGCGCCAACAACTCGATCGTGGACGCGCTCGCCCGCATGCTGTCCGTCTCCGCCATGAGTCTCGCCCGGGCCGGCCAACCCGCTCAGCCGCGGTCGGCCGGAATCTCCAGCGTCGCGTACGGGTTCTTGCGCACCGACCAGACCTCGACGATGCCGTTCTCGAAGGCCGTGAAGCACAGGACGTCGCCCTCACCGACCTCGAGTTGCCGGGCCAGCTGCGGCGGGACCGGCGCCCAGAGCCGCCCCTCCCGCCGCTCGATCGCGACGGCCGTGGACCAGTCGATTCCCGGTGTCATCCGGCTCTCCCCTCTTCGCTCCGGGCCGTCTCGCCTGCCCCGCCCGGGGAGACGCGATGACGCTTCCGGATCTCCCGCAGGATCCCGTCGTGCATCTCGCGCCAGGCCCAGAGCGTCATGTTGCCGGCCCGGCGTCCCCGCTGGATGGCCTCCGGCGTGTGGCAGTAGGACACCAGCATGCTCTCGGCGGCGTCCGAATGGCCGAGATCCGCTCGCACGTGCTCGAGGAAGTACTCGATCACGTCGTCCCGGTAGCCGTAGTACTTGCGGAGCGCCAGCGCGGTGGCCCCGTGGACCTCGGGCAGCTGCTCCTCGTCGGCGAACCAGGAGGACAGCCCCTCCTCGGCCGACCGCGTGCAGTAGTAGGTCATCGTCTTCGAGAAGCCGAGCACCTCGGGCAGCGGGTTCGCCGCCGCGGCGTCCAGCTCGGCCCGGGTGGCACCGACCGCGAGGGCGAACTGCACCCAGAGCGACGGGTGGTCGCCCTCGCCGGCCGGCCGGAGGATCTCGTCGAAGGCGTTGCCCAGGAGATGAGCGGCGTCATCGCCCCGCAGGAACGCGGCGTGACTGATCATCATCGCCAGGTCGGCGTGCGCCTGGAAGGGCCAGCGGAGCACGGCGTAGTCCTTGATCGCCGCCCTGGGGAGCTGCCCCGAGGCGATCAGCCGGACCAGCGGCGAGTTCAGGTATCGGTTGTGCGCCCGCTGCATGTCCTCCTGGAGGAGGTCCACGATCGTCCGCGGCCCCACGGTCGTCCCCCTCACCGGATTCTCCGCGCTGGGGCCCACCCTCGCCCTGGGCCTCGGGAATGCCCCGGGCGGGTGCTGGCCAGCTTCCGCCGGAGGTAGCCCCAGCGCAGGGCCTGGTGGGAGTCGGCGAGCAGGAGGTCCCGCTTGGCGAGAGAGTCGGCCTCGTTGCTCGAGCACTCGACCGGGGCCCCACCCAGGAGCAGCTGGGCGCGGGCGGCGCGGTCGAGCAGGAGGGCATTGATGGCCGCCCGCTCGATGGTCGTGCCCGAGGTCACGATGCCGTGGCTCACCAGCAGGAGCGCGTCCCGGCTCCCGAGGGCTCGCGCCATCGCGCGGCCCCGCTCCGCGGTGTTGATGAGGTCCGTCGTCTCGTCGAAGCGGGGGACGTCCGGCGGCACGAAGACCGCCGCCTCGTGGGTGACCGCCCGCAAGGGAACGCCCAGCGCGGCGAAGACGGTGGGGTGGATGGCGTGGGTGTGGACGACCGCGCCCACCTCGGGCCGGGCCCGCATGACCTCGCTGTGGATGAACACCTCGATGTGCCGGGGCCCCTTCCCGCGGACCACCCGGCCGTCCAGGTCGCAGAGGAGGAGGTCCTCGACCCGCACCTCGTCCAGGCCCAATCCGGTCGGCTTGATCCAGAAGGTCTCGCGGCCGGGGACGCGCACCGAGGCGTGCCCCCACACCAGGTCCCCCTGGCCCTCCATGGCCAGGATCCACGACGCCTGGACCAGCCGGCGCTTCAGCACCGCCTCGGTCGTCGACGCTCGCTTCGTCATGCCCTCGGCGTGTAGCCGACCCACATCGGCAAGAGGCCGCCGGCCAGGCCGGTCAGGAGAATGACGACGACGGCCACCATCCGGAACGTCATCAGGTCCATGCGGGCGCCTCCTCGGCGAGCTGGACGCGCAATGGTCGGCGATGTGCCTGCTGATTATCTCACGAGCCGCCCGGGCGCCCACCTGACGCCATGGGACTCGCTGACGAGCGGTACCCGCAGGACCCCGCTCGAGTATTCCGGCGCCGAGTCGCGCCAGGGCCGGGGTCGCCGGCACGCTTGCGACCGCCAAGCTCTTCAGCTAGTGTGACACCATGATGCGCTGGCGATGGGCTATGACGCTCGGCCTCCTGGCCGTGCTCTCCGGGCTCGCCGGGCTGGCCTACGCCACCCCGCCCGATCCGATCTGGCTCGTGGGCGTGTACGACGGCGAGGACGACGGCGAGGACGACGCTGTCATCTCTGCCGTCTGCTCGGCCCACGCCCTTGTTGTCGAGTGCGGATCGTCCGCGGTCGCCGGACCGCTCCCTGATCCCGAGACCGTCTGGGCGTCACCGGCGATTCGCGGTCTGTCGGCCACTCTCCCCGACGCCCCCAGTCGCGCACCCCCGCTCCTCTAGACCTCTCCCGTCCCGTGGGCCCGCGGATGCGATCCGCGGGCCGCCAGTCAGCGTGAATCGCGCCCGAGCGGCAGCAGCAGTCTATCTGCTCATCGGAGGAGACCGCGGTGGATCGCGTCCAGCGGGTCTGCGGTGCGGCGGCGGGCACCGGCGGGCCGCAGGGTCGGCCGGACGACATCTCGCGCCGTGGAGACACGGGGACTTCGGGCGCCGGAGCCCCGACGGCCATCGCATCCGCCTGCCCGATCAGCGTCCTGGTCCCGACCTACAACCGACACGACACGCTGCTCAAGTGTCTGGGGGCCTTGGAGACGCAGACCGTGGGGGTGTTCGAGGTGGTGGTGGTCGACGACGGGTCGACGGACGGGACCGAGACGGCGCTGTCGGGGCGATCGTTTCGGTTTCCGCTGCGCTACTACCGGCAAGCGAATCAGGGGCCCGGGGTCGCACGGAATCTGGCCATGGAGGTGGCGCAGGGGGAGGTCGTGCTGTTCATCGGCGACGACATCATCGCCGACGCGCGCCTGCTGGAGCAGCACCTCGTGGCGCACACCCGGCACCCCGAGCCCGGGGCCGCGATCCTCG encodes:
- a CDS encoding iron-containing redox enzyme family protein — protein: MRGTTVGPRTIVDLLQEDMQRAHNRYLNSPLVRLIASGQLPRAAIKDYAVLRWPFQAHADLAMMISHAAFLRGDDAAHLLGNAFDEILRPAGEGDHPSLWVQFALAVGATRAELDAAAANPLPEVLGFSKTMTYYCTRSAEEGLSSWFADEEQLPEVHGATALALRKYYGYRDDVIEYFLEHVRADLGHSDAAESMLVSYCHTPEAIQRGRRAGNMTLWAWREMHDGILREIRKRHRVSPGGAGETARSEEGRAG
- a CDS encoding class II aldolase/adducin family protein gives rise to the protein MTKRASTTEAVLKRRLVQASWILAMEGQGDLVWGHASVRVPGRETFWIKPTGLGLDEVRVEDLLLCDLDGRVVRGKGPRHIEVFIHSEVMRARPEVGAVVHTHAIHPTVFAALGVPLRAVTHEAAVFVPPDVPRFDETTDLINTAERGRAMARALGSRDALLLVSHGIVTSGTTIERAAINALLLDRAARAQLLLGGAPVECSSNEADSLAKRDLLLADSHQALRWGYLRRKLASTRPGHSRGPGRGWAPARRIR